In Yamadazyma tenuis chromosome 7, complete sequence, the sequence CCAAATCGGTTAATTCTTGTTTTCTAACGTCATCACACCACGAATGCTTGATGCTGCTGAGAGCAATAAACTTCCAGTCATCAACAGAAAGACCGAAATGCTTTTGAACTGCCAAGTAGTTGTCTAAGATgtatccaccaaaataaGCTGGATCATCGGAGTTGATGGAGAAAGGCACCTTTTTGTCCAAAAACTTTCTTAATGGCAATTTGCCAATGTCATCGACAACTCTTAATTTGAGGTTAGACATGGGACAAACGGTCAACAAGATCTCTTCCTTGGCCAAGTGCTCCATCAATTCATCCTTTTGAACAGCGTTGACACCGTGGTCAATTCTGGTAACCTTCAAATGGTCCAATGCTTCCTCGATGTACGTGAAATCACCCTCTTCACCAGCGTGAGAGGTGAGTCCGATATGGGGAAATTTTTGCTTAAGATCTTGGTAACATTCGGTGAAAATGCTGGGGATGTTTGGAACCTCAGTGGAgtccaaacccaaaccaTGAATAACACCTTGTTCATAGTACTTATGGGTCATCTCAATGGTTTTCAAACCCTCAGAAGCTGGCAAGTGTCTTAACAAACAcatgatcaacttgttaGTAGTACcgaacttggtggtggcatcTTGACAAGCTCTGTTGAAACCACCGA encodes:
- the AAH1 gene encoding adenine deaminase (EggNog:ENOG503NXRN; COG:F) → MSFDCSGHIKDFLHELPKCEHHLHLEGTLQPSLLFKLAERNNITLPDLLPKTVEECDERYNNFANLQDFLDHYYIGMSVLIHEEDFYDLAMAYFEKAHSDQCLHSEVFFDPQGHVERGIDIDNVVGGFNRACQDATTKFGTTNKLIMCLLRHLPASEGLKTIEMTHKYYEQGVIHGLGLDSTEVPNIPSIFTECYQDLKQKFPHIGLTSHAGEEGDFTYIEEALDHLKVTRIDHGVNAVQKDELMEHLAKEEILLTVCPMSNLKLRVVDDIGKLPLRKFLDKKVPFSINSDDPAYFGGYILDNYLAVQKHFGLSVDDWKFIALSSIKHSWCDDVRKQELTDLVHSVISKYDGLL